A region from the Chionomys nivalis chromosome 22, mChiNiv1.1, whole genome shotgun sequence genome encodes:
- the B3galt9 gene encoding LOW QUALITY PROTEIN: beta-1,3-galactosyltransferase 9 (The sequence of the model RefSeq protein was modified relative to this genomic sequence to represent the inferred CDS: inserted 5 bases in 4 codons; deleted 1 base in 1 codon; substituted 2 bases at 2 genomic stop codons) yields MQVTFCRLRXFILFNVIVFHALLFGANFVEEYFLHSLPHVDMKILEIKNKARKPNMGFIRSVRHHRPATDYVLSQLEACNGKPSFALSIFSSPGSGARRERIRKTWGSVTSVQGYPVFTLFALVTTQEETDIESQENNDVTEGIFLDSSENQTLKSILMTQXAVXFCPNALILKADEKMFIHQPGLVDYLLSLKEHLEGIYVGSVTHQDNPNRDPQXQEFVPLGEYPGCCSGEAFTVPQDMAQTCVWGFFCFLFFCLFCFVLFCFKSGGLIPIHSSXKRHIVXNRCCYKFKFIFTSSEATDAETSLAWRDMNDGKACSLFETYYGLISCKLLTCLNGFSRFHVGIAQGNAVHFGG; encoded by the exons ATGCAG GTGACGTTCTGCAGACTTc gtttcattttgtttaatgtCATAGTATTTCACGCCTTGCTCTTTGGAGCTAACTTTGTGGAAGAATACTTTTTACATTCTTTGCCTCATGTCGATATGaaaattcttgaaattaagaacAAGGCAAGAAAACCCAACATGGGATTCATAAGAA gcgtgcgccaccaccgcccggccacggACTATGTTTTGAGCCAGCTGGAGGCATGTAATGGGAAGCCATCTTTC GCTCTTTCTATCTTCAGTAGCCCAGGGAGTGGAGCAAGAAGGGAGCGCATCAGGAAAACCTGGGGTAGTGTGACCAGTGTCCAAGGCTACCCAGTCTTTACACTGTTTGCTCTGGTAACTACGCAGGAAGAGACAGACATCGAGTCTCAGGAGAATAACGACGTAACTGAAGGGATCTTCTTGGACAGTTCTGAAAACCAGACCCTGAAGAGCATCTTAATGACGCAGTGAGCTG TCTTTTGTCCTAATGCCCTCATACTCAAAGCTGATGAAAAGATGTTTATCCACCAACCAGGCTTGGTGGACTATCTACTCAGTCTAAAAGAACATCTAGAAGGTATCTATGTAGGAAGTGTTACTCACCAGGATAATCCTAACAGAGATCCCCA CCAAGAATTTGTCCCTCTTGGTGAGTACCCTGGCTGCTGCAGTGGTGAGGCCTTTACAGTGCCCCAAGACATGGCTCAGACAtgtgtgtggggttttttttgttttttgtttttttgtttgttttgttttgttttgttttgtttt aagTCCGGTGGTCTTATACCCATCCATAGCT AGAAGAGACACATTGTATAAAACAGATGTTGCTACAAGTTCAAGTTCATCTTTACATCCTCAGAAgctacagatgctgaaacttCCCTGGCATGGAGAGATATGAATGATGGGAAAGCATGTTCACTGTTTGAGACTTACTATGGGCTCATTTCCTGCAAACTTCTGACATGCCTCAACGGCTTTAGCCGTTTTCACGTGGGGATTGCACAAGGCAATGCTGTGCACTTTGGCGGGTAG
- the Psmd5 gene encoding 26S proteasome non-ATPase regulatory subunit 5 isoform X2 codes for MKTNDVVRYRVYELIVEIASVSSESLNYCTTSGLVTQLLRELTGEDVLVRATCIEMVTSLAYTHHGRQYLAQEGVIDQISNIIVGADSDPFSGFYLPGFVKFFGNLAVMDSPQQICERYPVFLEKVFEMADSQDPTMIGVAMDTVGILGSSVEGKQVLQKTGTRFERLLMRIGYQAKNASTELKTRCLDAVSSLLYLSPEQQTDDFLRMAESWFSSLSRDSLELFRGISNQPFPELHCAALKVFTAIANQPWAQKLMFNSPGFVEFVMDRSVEHDKASKDAKYELVKALANSKTVAEIFGNSNYLRLRTYLSEGPYYVKPVATTAVEGAD; via the exons atgaaaacaaaTGATGTCGTCCGATACAGGGTCTATGAG CTAATTGTAGAGATTGCTTCTGTGTCCTCAGAATCCTTAAACTACTGTACCACAAGTGGGTTGGTGACCCAGCTCCTGAGAGAACTGACGGGTGAGGACGTACTGGTCAG AGCCACCTGTATAGAAATGGTGACGTCACTAGCATATACCCATCATGGACGACAATACCTTGCTCAGGAAGGAGTCATTGACCAGATATCTAATATAATTGTTGGAGCAGATTCAGACCCTTTCTCTGGCTTCTATTTGCCAG GATTTGTGAAGTTTTTTGGAAACCTGGCTGTCATGGATAGTCCTCAGCAGATCTGTGAGCGCTACCCTGTCTTTCTGGAAAAAGTGTTTGAAATGGCAGACAGTCAGGACCCCACCATGATTGGTGTAGCCATGGACACTGTTGGAATTCTGGGATCCAGTGTTGAAGGCAAGCAGGTTTTACAGAAGACAG GAACCCGCTTTGAACGTCTCCTCATGAGGATAGGATATCAAGCAAAGAATGCTTCCACAGAGCTAAAAACTAGATGTTTGGATGcagtttcttctcttctgtatTTATCA CCTGAGCAGCAGACTGATGACTTCCTGAGGATGGCGGAATCCTGGTTTTCCTCCTTATCGCGAGACTCCCTGGAACTCTTTCGTGGCATCAGTAACCAGCCCTTTCCTGAACTACACTGTGCTGCCTTGAAAGTGTTCACA GCTATTGCAAACCAGCCCTGGGCTCAGAAACTTATGTTTAACAGTCCAGGTTTTGTGGAATTTGTGATGGACCGTTCTGTGGAACATGACAAAGCTTCTAAGGATGCCAAATATGAActggttaaagcacttgccaaTTCCAAGACAGTTGCAGAGATCTTTGGGAACTCAAATTATTTAAGACTCAGAACCTACCTAAGTGAAGGTCCGTACTACGTAAAACCTGTTGCCACGACAGCAGTGGAAGGAGCTGATTGA
- the LOC130864740 gene encoding protein transport protein Sec61 subunit gamma, with amino-acid sequence MDQVMQFVEPSRQFVKDSIRLVKRCTKPDRKEFQKIAMATAIGFAIMGFIGFFVKLIHIPINNIIVGG; translated from the coding sequence ATGGATCAGGTAATGCAGTTTGTTGAGCCAAGTCGGCAGTTCGTAAAGGACTCAATTCGGCTGGTTAAAAGATGCACCAAGCCCGACAGAAAAGAATTCCAGAAGATTGCCATGGCCACAGCCATAGGATTTGCTATCATGGGATTCATTGGATTCTTTGTGAAACTGATCCATATCCCTATTAATAACATTATTGTGGGTGGCTGA